In Verrucomicrobiota bacterium JB022, a single genomic region encodes these proteins:
- a CDS encoding efflux RND transporter periplasmic adaptor subunit yields the protein MTTQSDTNLAGIIEAANPKRRSKARYFIIAAILIAGAVGWFIWSRQSQTQEPVNPYETQPLTTGTISLSVTATGNLEPTNEVTVGSELSGTVLEVYVDTNDQVTKGQPLAKLDTTVLDQTIRSSRATLRSSEARVNQAQATLKEAEAGLTRLEELRKLSDGRLPSTAEMDAAIARADRARADLLVAEAAVGEAEARVQINESDLSKAVLKSPIDGLVLTRAVEPGQTVAASFTAPELFVIAESLENMELLVTVAEADIGRLAKGQKATFTVDAWPGRTYEAEVILVAYGSTVTENVVTYETELSVSNPDLSLRPGMTATADIQVAAAENVFVVPNSALRFDPVAAAAAVAKKDDDGSLMQNLQPMGRRMWRRDGPGNSANGVVHGRGTVWVLRDGEPQAVQVRTGLTDGIQTEIISDELSEGSPIILRLL from the coding sequence ATGACGACGCAATCCGACACCAATCTGGCCGGCATCATCGAAGCCGCCAACCCCAAGCGGCGCTCCAAGGCACGCTACTTCATCATCGCCGCCATCCTGATCGCCGGCGCAGTGGGCTGGTTTATATGGAGCCGCCAGAGCCAGACGCAGGAACCCGTCAACCCTTACGAGACGCAACCGCTCACCACGGGCACCATTTCTCTCAGCGTCACCGCCACCGGCAACCTTGAGCCGACCAACGAAGTGACGGTGGGGAGCGAACTTTCCGGCACCGTGCTGGAGGTCTATGTCGACACCAACGACCAGGTGACCAAGGGCCAGCCGCTGGCCAAGCTCGACACGACCGTGCTGGACCAAACCATCCGCAGCAGCCGTGCCACCTTGCGCTCGTCCGAGGCGCGCGTGAACCAGGCACAAGCAACCTTGAAGGAAGCCGAAGCCGGACTGACCCGCCTCGAAGAGCTGCGCAAGCTGAGCGATGGCCGCCTGCCTTCCACGGCGGAAATGGATGCCGCCATCGCCCGCGCCGACCGTGCCCGGGCCGACCTCCTGGTGGCCGAAGCCGCCGTCGGTGAGGCCGAGGCTCGCGTGCAGATCAACGAAAGCGATTTGAGCAAGGCCGTGCTGAAGTCCCCCATCGACGGCCTCGTCTTGACCCGCGCCGTCGAGCCGGGCCAGACGGTTGCCGCCAGCTTTACCGCGCCCGAGCTGTTCGTGATCGCGGAGAGCCTCGAAAACATGGAGCTGCTCGTGACGGTGGCCGAGGCCGACATCGGGCGCCTCGCGAAGGGCCAGAAGGCGACCTTCACCGTCGATGCCTGGCCGGGCCGCACTTATGAAGCGGAAGTCATCCTCGTGGCCTATGGCTCGACGGTGACGGAAAACGTCGTGACCTACGAGACCGAGTTGAGCGTGTCGAACCCTGATCTGAGCCTGCGCCCGGGCATGACCGCCACGGCCGACATCCAGGTGGCGGCAGCGGAAAACGTCTTTGTGGTGCCCAACTCAGCCTTGCGCTTCGATCCGGTGGCCGCCGCCGCCGCGGTCGCTAAAAAGGATGACGATGGATCGCTGATGCAAAACCTCCAGCCGATGGGCCGCCGGATGTGGCGCCGCGATGGCCCCGGCAACAGCGCCAACGGCGTCGTGCATGGGCGCGGCACGGTGTGGGTGTTGCGCGATGGCGAGCCGCAGGCCGTCCAGGTGCGCACGGGGCTGACCGACGGCATCCAGACCGAGATCATCAGTGACGAGCTGAGCGAAGGCAGCCCGATCATCCTGCGCCTCCTCTAG
- a CDS encoding ABC transporter permease, producing the protein MIWNAFQIALREIRRNLTRAFLTVLGIIIGVAAVVTMVTLGDGATESVKTQISSLGSNLLVLRPGMGWRAGPGTPRFTMEDAVAIKREIPGVVAAAPIRSGSFSTIFLENARTTSVNGSTTDYFFINKWDIAEGRFFTDAEVQAGEPVGVIGDTVRKELFGEVNPIGQKIRVGNTSIQIIGLLKAKGQVGMGDQDDNLIMPITTVQQRLTGRLTSNDVNMISISAADGTNSDKLIYEINSLMRQRRNLQPNQGNNFNVFDTRQIADTLSASTKTMTMLLATVAGVSLLVGGIGIMNIMLVSVTERTREIGIRLAIGATAHEVLLQFLVEAITLSCIGGLVGLAIALGLCSWLSGLIQVPFIFNMNINLIAFAFSAGIGVLFGFAPARRAAKLDPIEALRHE; encoded by the coding sequence ATGATCTGGAACGCCTTTCAAATCGCTCTGCGGGAAATCCGCCGCAACCTCACCCGCGCCTTCCTCACCGTGCTCGGCATCATCATCGGCGTCGCCGCCGTGGTGACGATGGTCACGCTGGGCGATGGCGCCACCGAATCGGTCAAGACGCAGATCTCCAGCCTCGGCAGTAATCTGCTGGTCCTCCGGCCCGGCATGGGCTGGCGGGCTGGCCCGGGCACGCCCCGCTTTACAATGGAAGACGCCGTCGCCATCAAGCGGGAGATACCGGGCGTGGTCGCCGCGGCGCCCATCCGCAGCGGCTCGTTCAGCACCATCTTCCTCGAAAACGCCCGCACGACCTCCGTCAACGGCTCGACGACCGACTATTTCTTCATCAACAAGTGGGATATCGCCGAGGGCCGCTTTTTTACGGATGCGGAGGTGCAGGCGGGCGAACCGGTCGGCGTGATCGGCGATACCGTGCGCAAGGAGCTGTTTGGCGAGGTCAACCCCATCGGCCAGAAGATCCGGGTGGGCAATACCTCCATTCAGATCATCGGCCTGCTCAAGGCCAAAGGTCAGGTGGGCATGGGCGACCAGGACGACAACCTGATCATGCCGATCACCACCGTACAGCAGCGCCTGACGGGACGCTTGACCTCCAACGACGTCAACATGATCAGCATTTCGGCCGCCGACGGCACCAATAGCGACAAGCTGATCTACGAGATCAACTCGCTGATGCGGCAACGGCGTAACCTGCAGCCCAACCAGGGCAACAATTTCAACGTCTTCGATACCCGGCAGATCGCCGACACCCTCAGTGCTTCGACCAAGACCATGACGATGCTGCTGGCAACCGTGGCAGGCGTGAGTCTGCTGGTCGGCGGCATCGGCATCATGAACATCATGCTCGTCAGCGTGACGGAGCGGACGCGTGAGATCGGCATCCGCCTCGCCATCGGGGCGACCGCACACGAGGTGTTGCTGCAGTTTCTGGTGGAGGCCATCACGCTCTCGTGTATTGGCGGGCTCGTGGGCCTTGCCATCGCGCTGGGCTTGTGTAGTTGGCTCTCCGGTCTGATCCAGGTGCCGTTCATCTTTAACATGAACATCAACTTGATCGCGTTTGCCTTCTCGGCGGGGATTGGAGTGCTCTTCGGCTTTGCCCCCGCGCGGCGGGCGGCCAAGCTGGACCCGATCGAAGCCTTGCGCCACGAATAG
- a CDS encoding ATP-binding protein, with translation MKHPFNSIRWRLQAWHGLLLLVVIAGFCYMSYQLAWNHQSRRVVRAVFDHERSLFHPLFEAVKPEGADEDTPVAQSVLLEHLRAGTVTLPDEVWTRFQGTEPGYAYFVLYDTDGSVLLQSPNLPAQLDPLPVGEAGEYEDDMRTVDAHREMARNNPRGVSSIVGRDMAPEIDDMHRLGVSLALSGAGVWIVGLLGGWWLAGRALKPIATISETATRIADGNLAERIDVSGGSELHQLARVLNQTFAQLDATFERQRRFTADASHELRTPVTILLTETERILKRERTAEEYQDALHTCHESATRMRNLIQALLLLSRQENAEPHREACDLAKLAGDVVRQHRPLAEARQVTIEPRLQAAPCLADPAALSILISNLVANAIQHHREGGRVEVSTQREGAHAVLTVRDDGPGIPADDLPHIFDRFYRADKARTGTSGHTGLGLAIAKTIVDKHQGQIVATSEEGQGATFTVRLPVEG, from the coding sequence GTGAAGCATCCTTTCAACTCCATCCGTTGGCGCCTGCAGGCATGGCATGGCCTGCTGTTGCTGGTCGTGATCGCCGGCTTTTGCTACATGTCGTATCAACTGGCGTGGAACCACCAGTCGCGACGGGTCGTGCGGGCGGTGTTCGACCACGAGCGCAGCCTCTTTCACCCGCTGTTCGAAGCAGTCAAGCCCGAGGGTGCCGACGAGGATACGCCGGTCGCCCAGTCGGTGCTGCTGGAGCACCTGCGCGCAGGCACTGTAACGCTGCCGGACGAGGTGTGGACGCGCTTTCAGGGTACGGAGCCCGGCTATGCCTACTTTGTGCTCTACGACACCGACGGCAGCGTGCTCCTGCAGTCCCCCAACCTCCCCGCCCAGCTCGACCCGCTGCCGGTCGGCGAAGCGGGCGAATATGAGGACGACATGCGCACAGTCGACGCGCACCGCGAGATGGCGCGCAACAACCCGCGCGGCGTCAGTAGCATCGTGGGGCGCGACATGGCTCCCGAGATCGACGACATGCACCGCCTGGGCGTGTCGCTGGCCCTGAGCGGCGCAGGCGTCTGGATCGTAGGGCTGCTGGGCGGTTGGTGGCTGGCCGGGCGCGCATTGAAGCCCATCGCCACGATCAGCGAGACGGCGACGCGCATTGCCGACGGCAATCTGGCCGAACGCATCGACGTCTCCGGCGGCAGCGAGCTGCACCAACTCGCCCGTGTGCTCAACCAGACCTTTGCCCAGCTGGACGCCACGTTCGAGCGACAACGCCGCTTCACGGCGGATGCCTCGCACGAGCTGCGCACCCCTGTCACGATCCTGCTGACCGAGACCGAACGCATCCTCAAGCGCGAGCGCACGGCAGAGGAATACCAGGACGCCCTGCACACCTGCCACGAGAGTGCCACGCGCATGCGCAACCTGATCCAGGCGCTGCTCCTGCTCTCCCGCCAGGAAAACGCCGAACCGCACCGCGAAGCCTGCGACTTGGCCAAGCTGGCGGGGGACGTGGTGCGCCAGCACCGGCCACTAGCCGAGGCCCGCCAAGTAACGATCGAGCCCAGGCTGCAGGCCGCGCCCTGCCTCGCCGACCCCGCCGCGCTCTCGATCCTGATCAGCAACCTCGTGGCCAACGCCATCCAGCACCACCGGGAAGGCGGTCGCGTCGAGGTGTCGACCCAGCGCGAGGGCGCCCATGCGGTCCTGACCGTGCGCGATGACGGCCCCGGCATCCCCGCAGACGACCTGCCGCACATCTTCGACCGCTTTTACCGGGCCGACAAGGCCCGCACCGGCACGTCGGGCCATACCGGGCTGGGGCTCGCGATTGCAAAAACGATTGTCGATAAGCACCAGGGCCAAATCGTCGCCACCAGCGAAGAAGGCCAAGGCGCAACCTTTACCGTGCGCCTGCCAGTGGAGGGGTGA
- a CDS encoding response regulator transcription factor, with the protein MRLLVIEDDPALLRSLAASLREENYAVDTAADGEEGLYKAQETAYNAIILDVLMPRLDGWGVLARLRPENLTPVLMLTALDATPDRVRGLDQGADDYLPKPFELEELLARLRALIRRSIGQVHPVVTIGDLKLDTAAKRVEQAGQDVLLTAREYSLLEYLALHRGQVVSRAELYEHLFDEDDDSLSNLLDVHVSNLRKKLGHDLIATRRGHGYSIP; encoded by the coding sequence ATGCGCCTGCTGGTAATCGAAGACGACCCCGCCCTGCTCCGCAGCCTTGCCGCCAGCCTGCGGGAGGAAAACTACGCCGTCGATACGGCCGCCGACGGCGAGGAGGGGCTCTACAAGGCGCAGGAGACGGCCTACAACGCCATCATCCTCGACGTGTTGATGCCTCGGCTCGATGGCTGGGGCGTGCTGGCCCGCCTGCGCCCGGAGAACCTCACGCCGGTGCTGATGTTGACGGCCCTCGACGCGACGCCCGACCGCGTGCGCGGCCTTGACCAGGGGGCCGACGATTACCTGCCCAAGCCTTTCGAACTGGAGGAGTTGCTGGCCCGTCTTCGAGCACTCATCCGCCGCTCGATTGGGCAAGTGCACCCCGTGGTGACGATTGGCGACCTGAAGCTCGATACCGCCGCCAAGCGCGTGGAACAAGCCGGGCAAGACGTCCTCCTGACCGCGCGCGAATACAGCCTGCTCGAATACCTGGCGCTGCATCGTGGGCAGGTCGTAAGCCGGGCCGAGCTTTACGAACACCTCTTTGACGAAGACGACGACAGCCTCTCCAACCTGTTGGATGTGCACGTCTCCAACCTGCGCAAGAAGCTGGGGCACGACTTGATCGCCACCCGCCGCGGCCACGGCTACTCCATCCCGTGA
- the leuD gene encoding 3-isopropylmalate dehydratase small subunit, with translation MALPKITQIAGRAVYVPGDDIDTDRIIPARFMKCVTFDGLGEYVFYDVRKNEDGTDRVHPLNDPKFAGATILVSGNNFGCGSSREHAPQAIYRAGFRAVIAESYAEIFFGNSTQLGMPCVSANHDDIQTLVRALQADPELTININLEEQRINFGDLSIPCEIRETNRQALVGGFWDPIQDLINGEEQVEAVANGLPYIAETAGR, from the coding sequence ATGGCCTTACCCAAGATCACCCAGATCGCCGGCCGCGCGGTTTACGTGCCCGGTGACGATATCGACACCGACCGCATCATCCCTGCGCGCTTCATGAAGTGCGTCACGTTCGACGGCCTCGGCGAATACGTCTTCTACGACGTGCGCAAGAACGAGGACGGCACCGATCGCGTGCACCCGCTCAACGACCCGAAGTTCGCCGGCGCCACCATCCTCGTCAGCGGTAACAACTTCGGCTGCGGCTCCTCCCGCGAGCACGCGCCCCAAGCCATCTACCGCGCCGGTTTTCGCGCCGTCATTGCCGAGAGCTACGCCGAGATCTTCTTCGGCAACAGCACCCAGCTCGGTATGCCCTGCGTGTCCGCCAACCACGACGACATCCAGACGCTCGTGCGTGCGCTCCAGGCCGACCCGGAGTTGACGATCAACATCAACCTCGAAGAGCAGCGCATCAACTTCGGCGACCTGTCGATCCCCTGCGAGATCCGCGAGACCAACCGCCAGGCCCTCGTCGGCGGCTTCTGGGACCCGATCCAGGACCTGATCAACGGCGAAGAGCAAGTCGAGGCAGTCGCCAACGGCCTGCCCTACATCGCCGAAACGGCTGGCCGCTAA
- a CDS encoding alkaline phosphatase → MKSPSPLSRRRFLQTTGLGGLLLGATKLGAANPLKPAKATGRPRNLIFLVSDGMTQGVRSAADTWLNLTENRSSEWTRLYQDGLARRALVETHSASSIVTDSAAASSAWGCGQRVPNRSINFSAEGKELTPLYSFARHAGKRVGLVSTARITHATPAGFATNVPHRNMEDEIARQLIDREVDVLLGGGGRHFDAASRKDGQDLFAHARQQNYQVLRTRDDLRKAQGGQGKLLGTFSKSHVPFYLDRQHDAELKRVTPSLEEMMSLALERLQDAPDGFLLQVEAGRIDHAAHNNDAVAILPEQLEFDRCIALARRFSEQHPDTLVVVTTDHGTAGFALNGYGPDYNLATDMFLSLGKAHHSLEYVAQHASADASTAQLVGQLEDALQLKAGPELRQAMQAAFSQWEHDEQLLGIALRDALYHVYAVNWTSENHTGEHVEFAAWGPGSDAIPGFYENWQLHHIIREQMGF, encoded by the coding sequence ATGAAAAGCCCTTCCCCACTTTCCCGCCGCCGTTTTCTGCAGACCACTGGCCTCGGCGGCCTGCTGCTCGGAGCCACCAAGCTTGGAGCCGCCAACCCCTTGAAGCCCGCCAAGGCGACCGGTCGCCCGCGTAACCTGATCTTCCTCGTCTCCGACGGGATGACGCAGGGCGTGCGCTCCGCCGCCGATACGTGGCTCAACCTGACCGAAAACCGCAGCTCAGAATGGACGCGCCTGTATCAGGACGGCCTCGCCCGCCGCGCGCTGGTCGAGACACATTCCGCCAGCAGCATTGTGACGGATTCCGCTGCGGCCTCCAGCGCCTGGGGGTGCGGTCAGCGCGTGCCCAACCGCAGCATCAACTTCAGTGCCGAAGGCAAGGAGCTGACGCCGCTCTACAGCTTTGCCCGCCACGCCGGCAAGCGCGTGGGTCTGGTCTCCACCGCGCGTATTACCCACGCCACCCCCGCCGGTTTTGCCACCAACGTGCCGCACCGCAACATGGAGGACGAGATTGCCCGCCAGCTGATCGACCGCGAGGTTGACGTGCTGCTCGGCGGTGGCGGTCGCCATTTCGATGCCGCAAGTCGTAAGGACGGGCAGGACCTCTTTGCCCATGCGCGCCAGCAGAACTACCAGGTGCTGCGCACGCGCGACGACTTGCGCAAAGCCCAGGGCGGGCAAGGCAAGTTGCTGGGGACTTTCTCCAAGAGCCACGTGCCCTTTTACCTCGACCGCCAGCACGATGCGGAACTCAAGCGCGTGACGCCGTCGCTCGAAGAAATGATGTCGCTCGCGCTCGAACGCCTGCAGGACGCCCCCGACGGCTTCCTGCTGCAAGTCGAGGCAGGCCGGATCGACCACGCCGCGCACAACAACGATGCAGTCGCGATCTTGCCCGAGCAACTGGAATTCGACCGCTGCATCGCCCTCGCCCGCCGCTTCTCCGAGCAGCACCCCGATACGCTGGTGGTGGTGACGACCGACCACGGCACGGCGGGCTTTGCGCTCAATGGCTACGGGCCGGATTACAACCTCGCGACCGACATGTTCCTCAGCCTGGGCAAAGCACACCACAGCCTGGAATACGTCGCTCAACACGCCAGCGCCGACGCCAGCACCGCCCAGCTTGTGGGCCAACTGGAAGACGCCCTGCAGCTCAAGGCCGGCCCCGAGCTGCGCCAGGCCATGCAAGCCGCCTTCAGCCAGTGGGAGCACGACGAGCAACTACTGGGCATCGCCTTACGCGACGCGCTCTACCACGTCTACGCCGTCAACTGGACGAGCGAAAACCACACGGGCGAGCACGTAGAATTTGCCGCCTGGGGCCCCGGCAGCGACGCCATCCCCGGCTTCTACGAAAACTGGCAGCTCCACCACATCATCCGCGAGCAGATGGGCTTTTAG
- a CDS encoding ABC transporter ATP-binding protein, with product MEPEPLIRLNGLTKTYGKGNAAFQALRGIDLTINRGEFVAVMGPSGSGKSTLMNILGCLDTPTSGSYRYEDIKVHELTTDQRSLLRRHALGFVFQGFNLLARTSALENVELPLLYRGMSRKDRHAAAIEALTSVGLATKLKNTPAEMSGGQQQRVAIARAIVTNPITLFADEPTGNLDSTTTVEIMELLTRLNTERGITVLMVTHEDEVAEYAKRVVRFRDGLIDSDVYNTHQALVP from the coding sequence ATGGAGCCCGAACCACTTATCCGCCTGAACGGTCTCACCAAGACCTACGGCAAGGGCAACGCCGCGTTCCAGGCGCTGCGCGGGATCGACTTGACGATCAACCGTGGGGAATTCGTCGCGGTGATGGGCCCAAGCGGCTCCGGCAAGTCGACCTTGATGAACATCCTGGGCTGCCTCGATACGCCGACCAGCGGCTCTTACCGCTACGAAGACATCAAGGTGCACGAGTTGACGACCGACCAGCGCTCGCTTTTGCGCCGCCACGCCCTCGGCTTCGTCTTCCAGGGCTTCAACCTGCTCGCCCGCACCAGTGCGCTGGAAAACGTCGAGCTGCCCCTGCTCTACCGTGGCATGTCGCGCAAGGATCGCCACGCGGCCGCCATCGAGGCGCTGACTTCCGTCGGCCTCGCGACCAAGCTGAAGAATACCCCGGCTGAGATGTCGGGTGGCCAGCAGCAGCGTGTCGCCATTGCCCGCGCCATCGTCACCAACCCGATCACCCTCTTTGCTGACGAGCCGACGGGCAACCTCGACTCGACCACGACGGTCGAGATCATGGAGCTGCTGACCCGGCTCAACACCGAGCGCGGTATCACCGTGCTGATGGTGACGCACGAAGACGAGGTGGCCGAATACGCCAAACGGGTCGTGCGCTTCCGCGACGGTCTGATCGACTCCGACGTGTATAACACCCACCAGGCCCTTGTCCCATGA
- a CDS encoding efflux transporter outer membrane subunit: protein MASNSSFSTLRLLASLPLLLGLTACTTTGIRSTADATVTPPGQWQHVAEANAQQGALDTAALAEWWHRFNDPVLDQLVGEALTSSPDIRTAISRVRQAQAQRGVQRAGLFPSVNAGVSGSGSRTHDREADTYTNRDSWGANVGASWEVDLWGRQRLQLEAADANFEQSQESFRAAQVSLAAQVATTYISLRSAESQLAVLERNLAIQEQTTQLTRWREQAGLTDNLDTLQAESSLQQARASLPSLRQSIQQTRNTLAALTGQTPGALDALLTASQPIPAVPPQIMVGIPAEALRQRPDVRAAEQLVRAAVALNRNAQLQRLPSFSLSGSLGADADNLGDLVDPQSVVASLAGNLTAPIFQAGRIRQNIVIQNEQTEQALIAYEATVLNALAEVENALIATRTTSERLATLAQATDSAREASRLATLRYESGEADILDVLTAQRTLLSLEDQQASTRASQANAHIQLYRALGGGWTAAIPTLSAN, encoded by the coding sequence ATGGCTTCCAACTCCTCTTTTTCGACGCTTCGCCTGCTGGCCTCCTTGCCCTTGCTTCTGGGTTTGACGGCCTGCACGACCACCGGCATCCGCAGCACCGCTGATGCGACCGTGACTCCACCCGGCCAATGGCAGCATGTTGCCGAGGCCAACGCACAGCAGGGCGCGCTCGACACGGCGGCTCTGGCCGAGTGGTGGCACCGCTTCAACGATCCCGTGCTCGACCAGCTGGTCGGCGAAGCCCTCACCTCCAGCCCCGACATCCGGACCGCCATCTCGCGGGTGAGGCAGGCGCAGGCCCAGCGCGGGGTGCAGCGGGCAGGTCTTTTCCCGAGCGTCAATGCGGGGGTGTCCGGCAGCGGCAGCCGCACGCATGATCGCGAGGCCGATACCTACACCAACCGGGACTCGTGGGGCGCCAACGTCGGCGCCAGCTGGGAGGTGGACTTGTGGGGTCGCCAGCGTCTGCAACTGGAAGCCGCAGATGCGAATTTCGAGCAGTCGCAGGAGAGCTTCCGCGCCGCCCAGGTGTCGCTCGCCGCGCAGGTCGCCACCACTTATATTTCCCTCCGCTCCGCCGAGTCGCAACTGGCCGTGCTGGAGCGCAACCTCGCCATCCAGGAGCAGACGACGCAGTTGACGCGCTGGCGTGAGCAGGCGGGCCTGACCGACAACCTCGACACGCTGCAGGCCGAGTCTTCGCTGCAACAGGCGCGGGCTTCGCTACCCTCGCTGCGGCAGTCGATCCAGCAGACGCGTAACACCTTGGCCGCGTTGACGGGCCAGACGCCGGGCGCGCTGGATGCGTTGTTGACGGCCTCTCAGCCCATCCCGGCCGTGCCGCCGCAGATCATGGTGGGCATCCCGGCCGAGGCGCTGCGCCAGCGCCCCGATGTGCGCGCGGCAGAGCAATTGGTGCGTGCGGCCGTGGCCTTGAACCGCAACGCCCAGCTCCAGCGCCTGCCCAGCTTTTCCTTGAGCGGCTCGCTCGGGGCCGACGCGGACAATCTTGGCGATCTCGTGGACCCGCAGAGTGTCGTCGCTTCGCTGGCCGGCAACCTGACGGCACCGATTTTCCAGGCGGGGCGTATCCGGCAAAATATCGTGATTCAGAACGAGCAGACCGAGCAGGCTTTGATCGCCTACGAGGCCACCGTGCTGAACGCGCTGGCAGAGGTCGAGAATGCCCTCATCGCGACCCGCACGACGTCCGAACGCCTCGCCACGCTCGCCCAGGCTACCGACTCCGCCCGTGAGGCCAGCCGCCTCGCCACCCTGCGTTACGAATCGGGCGAGGCCGACATCCTCGACGTGCTCACCGCCCAGCGCACCCTGCTCTCGCTCGAAGACCAGCAGGCGAGCACCCGGGCCTCGCAAGCCAATGCCCACATCCAGCTCTACCGCGCTCTGGGCGGCGGCTGGACGGCTGCCATCCCCACCCTTTCCGCCAACTGA
- a CDS encoding RNA polymerase sigma-70 factor, giving the protein MNELSDIELWGRMRDADASALEQLFTRHYQRLCSFAYRYVRSDQQAEEIVSDVFVKLWEKRAELPLPSSVRSYLYTSVRNHSLNHLARRRSQLEALDDHAERLPDDAHDAARGLEQQEVLAEVEDLIRQMPPRRQAIFRMSRLDGLKYKEIANILQISVNTVQNQMVEAVKHLASFHRPARAEAAEPAGHEKGSR; this is encoded by the coding sequence ATGAATGAGCTATCGGATATCGAGCTTTGGGGCCGGATGCGGGATGCCGACGCATCTGCCCTCGAGCAGCTTTTCACGAGGCACTACCAACGCCTCTGCAGCTTTGCCTACCGCTATGTGCGCAGCGACCAGCAGGCGGAGGAAATCGTGTCGGATGTGTTTGTGAAGCTCTGGGAAAAGCGGGCCGAGCTGCCGCTGCCCTCCAGCGTACGCTCCTACCTCTACACCTCCGTCCGCAACCACAGCCTCAACCACCTTGCGCGTCGCCGCAGCCAGCTGGAAGCCCTCGACGACCATGCCGAGCGCCTGCCCGACGATGCTCACGACGCCGCGCGCGGGCTGGAGCAGCAAGAAGTGTTGGCCGAAGTCGAAGACCTGATCCGCCAGATGCCGCCGCGTCGCCAAGCCATTTTTCGTATGAGCCGCCTCGACGGCCTCAAATACAAGGAGATCGCCAACATTCTGCAAATCTCCGTCAACACGGTGCAAAACCAGATGGTCGAAGCCGTGAAACACCTCGCCAGCTTCCACCGCCCCGCCCGTGCCGAAGCCGCCGAGCCCGCTGGTCACGAAAAAGGCTCCCGCTAA